One Lactuca sativa cultivar Salinas unplaced genomic scaffold, Lsat_Salinas_v11 Lsat_1_v11_unplaced_65, whole genome shotgun sequence genomic window carries:
- the LOC111910627 gene encoding uncharacterized mitochondrial protein AtMg00810-like — protein sequence MGVLNYFLGLQVRQSPKGIFIGQEKYIKNLLKRYAMENASTAKTPMSTFYKLDSDLDGKSIEQKHYRGMIGSLLYRTASRPNIMFSTCLCAHFQANPKESHLIEVKRIFKYLKRTAFMGLFYPAKGNFYLQTFIESDYGGCKFDRKSTTGSCQFLGGRLVSWTSKKQTCVSTSTAEAEYVAASSCCSQVL from the coding sequence ATGGGTGTGCTCAACTACTTTCTAGGTCTACAAGTTCGTCAATCTCCTAAGGGAATCTTCATTGGTCAAGAGAAGTACATCAAAAATCTGTTGAAGAGATACGCCATGGAGAATGCATCAACTGCAAAGACACCAATGTCTACTTTCTACAAGCTTGATTCAGACCTTGATGGAAAATCTATAGAACAAAAGCACTACAGAGGAATGATTGGCTCATTACTCTACCGTACAGCTAGTCGACCAAACATCATGTTTTCAACATGTTTGTGTGCACACTTTCAAGCCAATCCAAAGGAATCACACCTCATAGAAGTCAAAAGAATTTTCAAATATCTGAAACGAACTGCTTTTATGGGTCTATTCTATCCTGCTAAAGGCAACTTCTATCTTCAAACCTTTATTGAATCAGATTATGGAGGATGCAAGTTCGACAGAAAGAGCACCACTGGTAGCTGTCAATTCTTAGGAGGCAGATTGGTCAGCTGGACCTCAAAGAAGCAAACCTGTGTTTCAACCTCtactgctgaagctgaatatgttgctgcttCTAGCTGTTGTTCTCAAGTGCTCTGA